The genomic stretch ATTGGCAGATAATGAAAATATTACCAAAGTGATTTACAATCGGCTACTTGATATTACTATTACAGACAATGCCGGTTGGGAATCTGATTCTCTGGAAGTGACTCTTGATGATACCGGGCATGCGATCGCATTGCCTGATACTGGAGCAAAACTAGAAATTTATCTAGGTTATAAAGAAAAAGAGCTGGAGTTGATGGGGGCTTATACTGTTGATGAGATTGAGCTGGCCAGTCCACCTAATACATTGAAAATAACAGGTAAAGCAGCCAATATGGGTTCCAGTTTGAAATCACCAAAAACCATAACCTGGAGTGAAAAGGGAGGTGCACAATCAAAGGCGAATCAAGTAAACTTAGAGACTATTTTTAGTAAAATAGCTAAGGATAATGGCCTGAAAATAAAAATAGATAAAAAATATAAAAATAAAAAATTCGCTATCCTAAACCAACGGAATGAAAGCGATATTAACTTTTTAACCAGACTAGCCACCAGTGTGGGTGGTGTTCTGAAGATTACTGATGATACTCTGTCACTTAAGCCAAGAATACCTGAGACTGGCGTCATTGAGTTAATACCTCAGGATGTAACTCAGTGGCGGGTTAATATTACTAAACGGACTTCTTATAATTCAGTTACAGCTAACTATTACGATAAAAAACGAGGTAAAAAGTTTAAAGTAACCGTTGATAAATCTAAAAAAGGTAAACAAACAAAACCTGCTAGGCAGATTAGAACTGATGCTATTTCAGAAGTTGCTGCAACCGCTTTAGCAATAGCAGAATTGGAAAATGCTGCTCTAGGTGAAAAGCAGTTAACCATAACACTGCCAGGAAATACAACTATTAAAGCAGAGCGACAGCTTAAATTAATTGGCTTTAGAGCGGGTGCTAATGGTTTGTGGATAATTGATACGGTTAAGCATCAGTTAAACAATTCAGGTTATATAACTGAGATTACAGCGTCATCAATAAACTAGTGTTTTTACATCCTCTCCTAGAGAGAGGGTGTCACTAGTCTTGCAGTAGCAGACTAGCCCCCTCATCCTAGCCTTCTCCCCGCCGGGGAGAAGGGACTTGATTTGGAGTACTTTTTTCTCATTTTTTAAGATTTCGGCCCCACTGTAATAACCAGCATATTCTCCGGATCGACATATTTAGCAAAGGCTTGTTTAATATCCTGAACCGTTACTTTTTGAATACCGGCAACAAAATCATCTAAATAAGTAAGAGGTAGTTGGTAAAAACCAATTGATCCTAATTGACCTACTATACTGCTATTACTTGCATAGCTAAGTGGAAAGCTACCAAGGATATTTTGCTTAGCATCACTTAGCTCTTTTTCAGTAGGTCCTTTTTTAATGAATTCATGAAGTGTTTGTTTTACAATAGCTAATGCTTGTTTTGCTTGTTCCGCTTTGGTTTGCAGGCTAATTAGGAAAGGACCGGCTGCTCGCATTAAGATAAAGCCACTACCTACACTATATGCTAGCCCTTGTTTTTCACGTACATTTTCAAATAGCCGAGAACCAAAGCCACTGCCACCTAGAATATGATTCCCTACAAATATAGCAGGATAGTCTGGATTGCCTTTTTTAAGCCCTAAAGCTCCCATATAAACATGGGTTTGGCTGGAGGGAAATTCTACTTGATTTGATAGTTGTTTAGTTTTAATGGGTTTGATAAGTGGCTCGGCATGTCCGCCTGCGTTCATTGGCTGAGTAATTTGATTAGCGATTTGTTTCGCTTGTTGTTGGCTGATATCTCCTACCATAGCGATAATTAAATTTTTAGCTACATAATATTCTTTATAAAAAGTAATTAGGTGATTTTTCTTAATACTGGGGATCGACTTATCAGTTCCCTCTTTAGGTGTGCTATAAGGGTGTTCACCATAAAGGTTTGCGTAAAATGCTTGTTCTGCTAGTTTACCTGGTTGTTGTTTTATATATTGCAAACTGCTGAGAACCTGGTTTTTTACCCGGTTAACTGCATCGTCAGGGAAGTTCATATCTGTAACAACTTCGGTAAATAACTTTACAGAAGGTTTAAGGTATTTC from Spartinivicinus poritis encodes the following:
- a CDS encoding phage late control D family protein, which encodes MAIKPVYTLLADNENITKVIYNRLLDITITDNAGWESDSLEVTLDDTGHAIALPDTGAKLEIYLGYKEKELELMGAYTVDEIELASPPNTLKITGKAANMGSSLKSPKTITWSEKGGAQSKANQVNLETIFSKIAKDNGLKIKIDKKYKNKKFAILNQRNESDINFLTRLATSVGGVLKITDDTLSLKPRIPETGVIELIPQDVTQWRVNITKRTSYNSVTANYYDKKRGKKFKVTVDKSKKGKQTKPARQIRTDAISEVAATALAIAELENAALGEKQLTITLPGNTTIKAERQLKLIGFRAGANGLWIIDTVKHQLNNSGYITEITASSIN